The Sphaerodactylus townsendi isolate TG3544 linkage group LG02, MPM_Stown_v2.3, whole genome shotgun sequence DNA segment ttaatttgtatactgccctcccccgaagggcgcAGGTGGTGAACAACATCATAGTAATACAATACGTCATAACaatacataataatacaatacaataaaactaatCATAGTCTCAGCAATAATAACAGTTTCAAACCCTTGACAGCATTTCAACTAGATAAACAAATATTCAACATTCCCATATCAGATTAACAAAACCATAAACCTCATTAGCATAATAATATTTGATAGCCAAACATAATAATTTTTCATAATATGACAATGTATAAGAACAGAACATCACAGCACTACCACATTAcaacatcaataataataaacagcatCTTATGGCAAATCcctataagaacatcagaagtaTTATTTGTAATcacataataataaaacatagtCACATAATAATCACATAATAATACCATAATCAccatacaacataatataaaataaaacaggaacaaGAATTATCAAATTTTAACCTAATCATCAAAATTAACctgataatctatatatataaaaatctttcagtgcgtttttctgctgacaggtaatctcccaaactactcgaccgattgctttgaaattttcacacaatatCACATTCGCGTggggccaggtttccatactttttccacacttcctgttgtgtacatgtcacaactgtgccagttattgtgtacttgccacacctgtgacagttggaaccacagttctgttccgcaacagcgccatctgctggccgtcaaagcaacaccctctgatacaagggaaacaaccatgccttccttgaaaaccactgccatttggagtGACAGGGATCgggcctgccatctggacatggcccacccaccctagcggaggaaggggaaggtgagggagggtccgggggtttgctggaccaaacgctctgaaatttgaacacagcgttgctcatgcctcccagcgtgttttgaGCTAGGtgattcgcctgcaagggaagggagtgaaagggatagGGACAGCTACcgggacatggtccacccaccctagcagaggaaggggaacgttagggagggacagggcagggtgccatgcaagggaatgggagagaaggaggggagcgaggggccccttgcccctcccctcccttgcaagcattgtgtgaaccattcgcttccccttttctttcttttccacttcaccagactgagccacagcaacgcgtggccgggcctgctagtaacATAGAAAAACAGATGGCGACTTCCTATCAAATTCTATATTCCAAAAACCTGAGACTAAAAGACAATCCTACCTATGCTACCAATACTACAACTTCACTACTACATATACTAACTCAGCCAAACTGGTCTAATTGTCATCATTATAACAAAAGGACTTAAGAGAACTGGAGTGTGCACTGAATATTGTCAAGCTTGCAAAATTGCTCCCCAGATTATTCCACATACAATTATATGAGGGAATGAGACATTCATTTAGATATGGAGGCTGTTTTCATCTCTTCTGCTCAGTTCTGTAGTTTGTGATGACAATTCAGCCCAGTGGCACTCACATGATTTGATTTCTGTTCAGCAGTTTTGTTGTGGTATTATGTAAGCACCGTGGGCTGCATAAGGCTTGTCAAAGGCTTTGTATGCAACTCAGCAAGTGAATGGGTCTGTGCctttgggggaagagaaagaaagcacTGAATATCCCATGAAATttactgctaccctgtttccccaaaaataagacagtctcttatattaatttttgctcccaaagatgcgctatgtcttattttcaggggatgtcttatttttccgctccacagctgcatgctctggtcgacgggcatgcttccaaacaaaaactttgctacgtcttactttcaggggatgctttatatttagcagttcagcaaaacctctactacatcttattttcaggggatggtaGCTCCTGCTTAGAAAATAAATATCTGTTCTTGTATTACAAATGTAACATCatgaaccaggggtctgcagtGTTCACACAGCTGTAACCTTTGCTTCTTTTGCAATATGCAGGTCCTTCAGGTGTTGGAGTGAATGAACTACGGCGGCGGCTTATTGGTGTAAATCCCTATCAGTTTCAAAGTGCAGTGCCACGTATGTAACATCTTATTTTTGCAGTATTAACCCTAGCAGCGCAAGGAGAGGAAAGCCCTTTATACATGCACTTCTTACTCCCTGGCTGCTTGCGTTGCAGCggggttttcccacagttttttgtttacacagagaTTCTCTTCCACGGTGTCCCAAGCTGAGCCACCTATGCCCGCCCATCACTTCATTGTTTTTTCTGTGTAACCTCTATTTGGGGAGGTTGGCTGCAGTGCCACCTTTTCTTTTCCCATCTTTGGTCTGGCGTTACTTTGCTAGACTCTATCAacttcatgtcagtttcacaggCTCTcagtgtaaaaaagaaaaagaaagccctttcgatcattctgaaatggtggcctgaaggaGGAGGTGTGAGAGGGTGTGAATGGGGAGGAGCATGAAAACCCAGAGAAAGTTTAATGCatagtgatctcctttgctttccctttgaAGGGAGTGAAAAGGTTACACTTGAAGAGCTTTTAGAAACTGCGGGGATTCTCTGGtctgaaggtggggtgactgctgaagaggggaaaatgtgtgtaaccaagaatcaaacccagaatgTATGCTCAATATGAAGGAGACCATACATGCCGAAATGCGGAGACCATACATGCTTTTATTAAATCAAGACAGGTGAAGCAAGAGaacatgccatttttaaaaaagaagttataGAATTAGTTGTAAGCAGTTATGTCCTTTCCACCACTGTTCATGATTGTGTGTctgagggtgtttccccactctcctcgatcccccctatgctgcgcactgctctcagcgcgcggcatccctggcgcgtgcccaggcgtccccacgaccctgcgctctgcgtggggtcatcaaaaggcaccatttacaagagcgccagggatgccgtgcgctgagggggcgcgacagcggcagcatctgggcagctgtgctgtcgccgcccctgtcgtggggagtgctgggggaccccgcgctacttgaggagagtagcgcggggcttaaggtaagtggggaaaggccctttgactcCCTTGAATTAGATTAGAGCGCCAGAGAAAGGAACTGAAAGGTCTTCTTTACGTACTTCAGCTAAACCCAATGTTTATGCTTTGCTATAACATTTCTATCCCAATATTAATGTATGgatgaatttaaaatattttcagtaaagctAACATTCCTTTAAACAGATACAACTCGTTCTCAGAAGAGCTATGAAGAGAACGGTAGAGAATACCACTATGTATCAAGGGAAACGTTTGAAAACATGGTGTATAGTCACAGGTAGCTCTTGGATTCATATTGCTTTCCCTTATTTCCTTTACATCTTCCTTTTTTTGAAAGGTGAGAAGATCCATGTGGCCAATCACCAGGACTACGGGGTCAGTGGAGTTAGATGTTGATTGGTACTGCCGATTTCCTATTTAATAGGATAACACTTCTACTGATAACATGTCTACTGGTGTTCCATGAATGTTTACTGATCACGTATTTCCAACCATGTCACAGAGCTGCAGCAAGAATTTGCTAACCTactctcttatttctttcattctcaACGAGGATCACATAATCAGGTCTTGCCGTGCAAGTGTTGCTAGTTTTAAAGGATACAGGCaacagtggtccattctgcaccccacaaataagacgtcctgagggcGGAGAAAACAGGCATCTCAGGGGAAGCTCCACACAGGTTTTTCCTGAAGACGtcctcaggatgctttatttctgctcGAACCGTCCTATTTTGGGAATGTAAAACTACCAACTGCCGCCCCCCCTCCCAAGTTATCTGCAGGTTGTCTCTCTTGCTGCGTGGAGCTCACGAAccgaggagatgtcttatttttactGCCCAATCGTTGAAGCTCTCTTGTCGGTTTCCTCTGCCACTCATGCCTGATATGTTGAGGTGCTCCTGTGATTCTCCGGGCCTGCAGCTTTTTCCTTAAGGTTCCCCCAGGTTGTTTGTTCTGCAgcctctgctgctgggtgccttttcagcccaaaaagtatgtGGTTGTACTCCGCTCATCCTGccgattccggcaatatataattttccttttttttattttcgaCGAGATGTCTTCGAGGGCACAAACCCACGCATATGAGAATCACCCACGATTCTCATGTGCATGGGTTTGCGTCCTCGAAGACaaaaagcaaaaagctgcaggcacagagaatcactgcagcaccacaaaacaTCAGGCGCAGGAACTTTAAAATCGGGCTGGAGGAAATGGTGGTGgggagcctctttctcctctgatgccttttctgtctgtgctgtctgaacaaaaaaaaaatgaggaaacagcttttttttcatctccaggatatttattttatttattattaattttatataccgccctccccctgagggctcagggcggtttacaacaaggttaaaatatacattaaaacataatttaaatattaattacataaaaacagaactcatttaaaaatgtggatggcgtctggctaccccccccccccttccctccccttgtgcccacgggaggccagatgacatggtagatgtatttttaaccaggctggccaaacgcctggcggaacaggtccgtcttgcggGCCCTGCGGAAAcactgtaagtcccacagggccctgatctccctagggagcctgttctaccaggtaggggccagggctgaaaaggccctgcccttcgtcgaggccagcctgatcatttttgggccagggatcacgagtaggtcctccacTGTAATTTTTCATAACTGCTGAATAATTTTGTTATCATTGAACACAAATATCATCAAGTTTCTTTTAAGTGCATCATGAATTATTAGTCTGTACTGTGGATTGCACCGGGATAGCTCAGGCTAGACTGCTGTCATCAGATATCAAAAACTAGGCAGGACCTGCCCCCGTTAGTACTTAGACGGGAGGCACCAAGAAAACCAGCGGCTccgtgtagaggaaggcaattgcaaaccacttctTAACATCTCTTGCGATGAAAACCACacatggttgccataagttggcaacaacttgacagaaaaacaaaacatcttgTTGGCAACTTCTTCTGGTTCTCACCTAGATGAGATAATGTGGGAATGCTGTCAGGCCTTGCATGTACCAGCATTATAGAACGTTACTCCCACTTTACTCCTCTCTCTGTTGGTCCTATTTGCAGAATGTTGGAATACGGAGAGTACAAAGGAAATCTTTATGGCACAAGCACTGATGCTGTACGTACAGTGCATGACGAAGGGAAGATCTGTATCATAGATTTAGAGCCTCAGGTGAGTGATAAGGAGAAGAATTTAAATGCCTGAGATTCATGGATTCATGCTGTTGTGCTATGGAAGGCTATTGAAACACCAGGTAATTTTCAAGCATTGGTTCCTAGAACAAATACAACATACATTAACCCAGCTTTGTGGTGAATAATATCTTTTAAAGACTGTCGGTGTTAATGTATCTTACTAAAGTTGTAATTTATTAAATATGGCACTTGATGTCTGGGTTATTGTAAAAGCTAGATAAAGTATCTTCAGCCCAAAAATTGTATTTAGTTTTACTAAACTCTGTGAACTTAGAACCAAGTTTGGCAAGATATTAAATCAATGTGTCGTTCCATTGTGTGGTGAATAGCTGCTCCAGGTTTGACCTGATGAACAAAAtgtaagggtggtggtggtgtgattAGTATAGGCTGAATGCTAGTTAGGCAGAGAAGCATCCGACTCACTGATTAAAGCTAAagctaaatgtttattagggaactgcATTTTAGATAGGAAAGCTAAGAGCCAGAGATGTTTCTAGTTGTCCTACTGGgtaaagaagaaggagagaaagagacttCAGAGAAAGAGGAAATTAGACCGAAAATAGTCAGTCTAAGGACAGGCAAGAGGTGACATAGAAGGTTGGAAAAGGTCTTTATCTCTCATTTCTATCTAAATGACCACTTGCCCGCCCCTTTGGATCTTTTTCTCATTCCATTTTACATTGCTAATTCCAACAATTAGTACCCCTTCCCAATATTTTGGTCCCTGTTGTGTCTGAGCCTCTggtgcttctgttttgttttttaactgagGTAAAGTTAATTAACTGTTGTCTTGTCTACTCTGGTTCTCAAATAGACATTTTTAAATGTAGGGTTGTACTCTGTGGCCAGGACCAAAGAAGCACATCACTGCTTCCATGAGCCCTAGGGGTCCTTGTGTTTCTTGACCATGCCACATAGCAACTTGCCTTTGGAATGAAGAGTAGTTCAAAGCTGCTCGGGAAATGACTCTGGTGTTGCAAGGAGAAAACAATCTCAAAACTCCCTCTGAGAAGCTAAAACAACTCTTTACATCTGAAGCATCATTGCCGATTGTTTCAGAGGGCAaccgtgttggtctgcagaagaacagGTAGATTCTAGTCCCGTAACATCCTAGCGATTTTTGGAgtgtaaactttcaagagtcaaagcttgctTCATCAGATATCAGAGCTTTAATGCTCGAAAACTTATACCTGAAAACCTTGTTGTGGATGAGAAGCTGGAAATTACAATATTCTAAATATACATGAATGACGAATCAAAGTGATGAAATTGTAAGATTGGCAAAATTGACTAGATATATATTTAGACAAACCTATTAATGAATTCAAACTAGACTGGAAAGACAGGGTAAAATATATTGTACAGGATTATAATAATGATTGGGTTGCTATTGGTTGTGAAAGGTGGTGAAGAAAAGAATGGAAGTTAATTTTGAAGTAAGTGagatatttaatttaatttaagtgAGGTTTGGTGATGTCAGAAAGAAGTATTTTATGTCTTTTATAAAATATGTAAACTCAACACTTGGTGGTGGTTTTGTTTATGAGGAAAAATTTTGTTTCAGATGTATGGAAAATGGATTGTATTTTGGATATATGTTGGAATAATATATAGTTTTTGTGATTAAATAAaagtaacttaaaaaaaagaaaatcttgaaTCTAGCTGACCTCCATTGTTGTGGGACTGAATAAGAGTGTTGTTAATTTAATACAGTGAATTTAAATTGCATTGCTTCTATTCTTGTAGAATATCCCACTGGCTCGCACTCATGAACTGAAACCCTACATTATATTTATTAAGCCATCGAGTGTGAGTTGCATGAAGCAATCTCGGAAAAACGCCAGGTTTATCACAGACTATTATGTGAACATGAAGTTTAAGGTGAGTATTGAAAGGgttattggagtgttgtgggttttccgggttgtatggccgtgttccagtagcattttctcctgacgttttgcctgcatctgtggctggcatcttcagagttattGAAACTGTGTGGCATGCATTACTAGGATCACAGCAAGCACGTTATTTATTTTTCCGGTtttacttttaatgttttgtattaCCTTATATACCCTGACGGGGATGGCCCATGCtaatctgatcttgtcagatctcagaaactaagcaagatcGTCCCTGGTTATTACTTGATTgtgagaccaccatggaagtctaGGGTTTGCTAtccaggggcaggcaatggcaaaccacctatgaacatctctttccttgaaaccccTGTGGTCTCATCACAGGTTGGCTGCACCTTCGTGGCAACTTTCCACCATCTCCATCTTGTCttaatcctccagattagagtacacctgctcttacccactacgccactgctgctcccagttcaCCCAAACCAGTGCAAACCgactgaatcccatcactgagagcacccccaccccattctggCACCTCGACAACAAGTTTCCACTTGGCTGAACCCAGAATAAAGAAACAGTTTTTTAACACTTTTGCTTGCTGAGGTGAAAAACTCCCTTCCCCAATCCAGAGTTAGAAACCTTACCCGTGAGGGGCTGCTCTGATGTCTGCCAGTGGGACCTCTCCACATGTAGCTCTGCATTTTATGATGTCCATCCATCAACCTCTTTGGCAGCTATGCCAAACAATCAAGTTTTGGGCTGAACCAAGTTCATGTATTTCTGACTCTCCCCTTCTTGGGAAAATAAACAGTTGGGCATGGTTCAGGAACACCTGATCATAACATAAAATAGGGACAGGAGACTTAGAAATGCCAGACTGAGCTTCTGGAAGAACGAGACAAAAACCTGGGAAGAAAATGAGGATGTCGGTAGATGCCTTCAGCTACTTATTGTTTTATTCTCGACACTCAGGAAGAAGATCTGCAGGAAATGGAGGAGTCAGCTAAGAAAATGGAGGTTCAGTTTGGACAGTTCTTTGACCATGTGATTGTGAACGATAACTTAGAGGAGGCCTGCGTGCAGCTGATGTCTGCTGTCCGTCGAGCACAAGATGAACCTCAGTGGGTTCCTGCGACGTGGATATGTTCAGACAATCAGTCATAATTCTCAGGGCTAAGCAGCCTCACAAAGATCatagttcctgcttccctgtgACAATAATCCCAATGCTAGGCTTCAAAGAAAAAGTGTTTATGCGCAGGGAATTTGGAGAGGATTAGACAAACCACGGTTACAAGATGTAATCCTATTGTCTTCTGTGGCATTCCCCAAGCATTGTATGTTCAGTTGACATTACTTTTGTACAAAAAAGATGGTTGCACTGTAGTTTCTCAgactattgttttaattgttaaggaaaataaaagggatttattttgctgaacctaTCTGTGTGAGCCAGTTGTGTTAATCTAATGAAACCTTTCACATGATTTTTAAATTTGTAGAAAAAAAGGTtgcagccttttttttctgagcataagtgtcctgcgcccggggcggggtccccgctgggacccctgttgccaacccaccttcccctgcccggatgtTGGAACTGGACCCAGGGATCAAGAAGAACCCAGGCAGGGAGAGTAGGCTaacctccctgcctgcctgaggGCTGCTGACTTCTCCTGGCTTCCCAGTCCCTGCCCTTTCCGCTCGGCCCTCTCCAAAACCCGCCTCCCTGAAACCCTCTCCCCTACCCCCCGCTCCCAGACAATAAGAAAAACCAGAAATGGAATATCTTTGTGACGGAAAGATCCCTAGATATTtgcactataagaacataagaacataagaactagcctgctggatcagaccagagtccatctagtccagcactctgctactcgcagtggcccaccaggtgcctttgggagctcacatgcaggatgtgaaagcaatggccttctgctgctcctgctcctgagcacctggtctgctaatatattttaagaaatatGTTGTAACTATTTGTATCTAGATCCCTAGATATTCGCACTATATTTAAAGAAATATGTTGTAACATATTTACATACGTTGTTTGAGAATGTATGAAGCTTGTTGCTAGTTAAAAAGGGAAGGAATACAAAAAGGGAAGGATGCGGCACATTCTCAttttgaaagattaaaaaaaaccattattAACCGAGATTGGCAGGAAGGTGGACAGTCTCTAGCTGAATATCACCAGTTCTTAGAAGCTAATCAGGACAGGAGGCCACcagagaagactctgcagaggaaggcaatggcaaaccacctctgcttctaaccTGTCTTGAAGTTCTTTACTGGGGGTCACACCATAAAGTGACACTTATATATTAACGGAGATCACTTCCTTtttgtttattctttttcttGTAATTATTAGTGGATACTAAAGTCTTCACAGCATGGCCTGTGGCTTGCCATGACATGCTGTCAAGGAAAACTGGATTTTGTAATGTTTATACATCATTCAGTTTAGCACATTTGTATATTTTTGCCTTTTATGTTAGTTTTATGACAGAATCAGGAATTATTTAGGGCActgaaacccccacccccagtctccttTTTGAAACTTCTCCTCAGTCTTTCAAGCATATCTCGAAAAAAAGGCAGCGGGAAGAAACAAGGGATATGAACACAGCTGCCAGCTACTGCACTGGATTGTAAATTGCTCTTGAAATTTGAATGTTGGCATATATTCCTCAAGGAAGAACTCTGCAGGACTTAAAAACCAAAGACACTGGACCATCTATAGCATATAAACATTAGGATTAAAAGCCAGAAATATTGGTCCCATGACATGGAGTTGCACAGCTATGTGTGCTGAGATTCTTGTTTATGTTTATAGCACTTAATTGCTGGGTCTGTTGTTTACAATTTGCACAGTGAGCACAATTTGCTTGCATTAAATCACTTTTCACGTACATTaagttgtttattatatttagcAGCCTGGGCGCAGTAGTTTTGTTGTTTCAAGTATTATCTTCAATATCCTAAGATCCAGAAATTTGCTTCCCCCAACCCAGATCCACCAATGAAAGCTGAGATTCACAAGATGCTGAATTCTTGGCGCAGTGTTGAATCCTGCTTTGGGACAATCACCGATCCAAAGTACATGTCCCATTATGATTATGTGTGGCCAACTGCGTGCAGACTGCAAATTAATTCCTGTTCAGAGACATGGCACACATAAATCAGTACACAATATAATGTTTAGAGTGcccaactaggatctggaagcctgccaggtgacttaGGAGTATAAGAAATTATTTGTTCTATCAGACCACGGTCCACCTAGCTTAGCATTTTGGTGCAGACCAAGCACAATGTTGCCTCCCTGTACGGGAAGGCTTAAGGCGTTTGGATGTGGAAGTTATCTATGCTGTCAGCCATGCTTGAATCCTGTGGCAGAAAGTTCCACAGTTTGAAGTACTCCTCCTTTAGTTCGTCGGCAATCTGTAGGTTAGTTACACTCGCTCAGCCTAACCTTttctcacaagattgttgtgagcatacagtaacccatgccattttagtatttgcgttttggttggatcttagggctTAGAGAGacaagagctcaatgagcatgtgcagATGGTAAGTTTGCTTACaaattaccaactgcaagagatCGCCCTCAGTTGATCCAGCCTGCACCAGAAGACGTGCAGCAAAATTGAGGGAattgcttgttgttgtttttacaggcccaagttgaagaatGACCTTCAGCAGCTACAACCTATGCAGAAGAACAAATGGGATAAAGAAACCCTGTATTATTGTTTgaattttcttatttttctttatttactgggcaCTTAGTAATTGTAACCATTTTGATTGCTTTTCGGGAAAGGCACTGAAGGTTTTGTATAACTAAGTTGTGCTACATATCCACTATGTTTCATCTCTAAGTGATATTCAAATTGTTGTGTTTAAATTGAAAATGTGTTAATGTGTTGACTTGAAGCAATGTCATATTGGTTtgacaagccacagggtgctgtcatcatatatattttaattttcctaggtctccaattgGGATTGAGGTAGCCAAGGATGAGTAGGTTGCAATAACAGGCGAGAAAGGAGGAAGAGCCATACTCCTGAtgccctacatcagtggtggcgaacctatgacacgggtgccagaggtggcactcagacccctctctgtgggcatgcgcaaacaaaGTCACACACACGCCCCACCATACAtcaaggctagcctgggccgctgggcttgattactagcattaaacctaagacctagttttggggaagcagtgtagataaccctgttaagcactggggaaccccactgattttcatgggaggaACTAAAGCggaatcctttacctaggagtaagctcggttgctggcaatggggcttgcttctgagtaaactctcttagggtcatgattcacccattcgaagagttgcagggttgcttcaaagcaaagccaccgactaccaccaagcttactcccgagtaacacgcacctcggagccaaccttttttttctaaactaaaacctcagtattcaggttaaattgccgtgttggcactttgcgataaataagtgggctttgggttgcaatttgggcactcgaaaagGTTGGCCATCGCTGCCCTACGCAGATCTAGCGCTGCCGCCTATATTTGAAGCCACGGGGCCATTTCCAAGGGACCCCCTCAGCAGTCTTTCCTCCCAGTCTCTGCCTC contains these protein-coding regions:
- the MPP4 gene encoding MAGUK p55 subfamily member 4, whose translation is MQIDEKCVETDEETFESEELKEEEEEFTGSGQRVFVAGFRRSMRLCRRKARNSHLPCYARCPSGCYSAVAAPYEEVVRYQRHPGDRNRLIVLVGPSGVGVNELRRRLIGVNPYQFQSAVPHTTRSQKSYEENGREYHYVSRETFENMVYSHRMLEYGEYKGNLYGTSTDAVRTVHDEGKICIIDLEPQNIPLARTHELKPYIIFIKPSSVSCMKQSRKNARFITDYYVNMKFKEEDLQEMEESAKKMEVQFGQFFDHVIVNDNLEEACVQLMSAVRRAQDEPQWVPATWICSDNQS